From the Mycobacterium sp. DL592 genome, the window GTGCCGCTGACGGCCAACCCTCTCGGACTGCTGCCGACGTCGATGGTGTCGGTGACGGTGTTGGTGGTGGTGTCGATCACCGACACGGAGTTGCCGAACGCGTTGGTGATGTAGGCGTGGGTGCCGCTGACAGCCACCCCGTACGGCGTGTCGCCGACGTCGATGGTGTTGGTGACGGTGTTGGTGGTGGTGTCGATCACCGTCACCGTGTTGGAGTCGCTGTTGGTGATGTAGGCGTGGGTGCCGCTGACGGCCACCCCGCGCGGTCCTTTTCCGACGTCGATGGTGTTGGTGACGGTGTTGGTGGTGGTGTCGATCACCGACACGGTGTTGTCGTTGGAGTTGGTGATGTAGGCGTGGGTGCCGCTGACAGCCACCCCTTGCGGATTGCTACCGACAGGAATGATATCGGTGACCACGGTGAGCGGCAGCGCTGTCGATCCGCCGTCGATACCGGCGGTGCCGGTGCCTCCGGTGCCGCCTTTGCCGCCCTGGCCGCCGACGCCGCCGTTGCCGGCGTGGGTGCCGCTGTCGCCGCCTGCTCCGCCTTGTCCGCCTTGTCCGCCGGGGGTGGTGGCGTCGCCGGTGGCGCCTTGGCCGCCAGCCCCGCCGGTTCCGCCTGACCCGTAGGTGCCGCCGGTGCCGCCGGCGCCGCCGTTTCCGCCGCGGGTGCCGGCGGGCAGGGTGGTGTCGGTGGCGCTGTTGTAGCCGTCGCCGCCGTTTCCGCCGTTGCCGCCGGTGGTGGCCGTGGTGCCGGGGGTGCCGGTGGCGCCGCCGGTGCCGCCGCTGCCCTGTCCGGGGGCCCCGCCGGTCCCGCCGGCCCCGACCGCACCGGGGTTACCGCCGTCCCCGCCGGCCGAGCCGTCGAGGTGGGTGGCGGTGCCCTCAGCGCCGCGGCCGCCGATGCCGCCGGCGCCGCTGGTGCCGCCCGTGCCGCCGGTCCCGCCGTCGCCTGAGGTTCCGGAGTTGGCGAACAGTAACAAGGTTCGGCCTTGTCCGGCTTGGCCGCCGGCCCCGCCGCTGCCGCCTTGGCCGCCGGCCCCGCCGGTGCCGCCGGTGCCGCCGGTGTGGGTGGGGTCGGTGGCGTCGGCGCCGGTTGCCCCGGTTCCGCCGGTCCCGCCGGTGCCGCCCTTACCGCCGACCCGCTGCTGCTCGTCAACCCCGGCGACTGCGCTCACGGCGCGCTCCCTATTTGCCCACGGCGCGGCCCCGACACCACGCACTCGTGAAAATGCAAACACACCCCACGACACCACGCCCGACTAATCGTCTGTTTGCGAGAAAGTTCCCCGCTGGTTCACAACCTCAATGGCGCGCCGTCATTACCGAGCGACTTCCCGGCTCCTGACATGAGTGAACGCCACAGAATCCCGAGGGCGTCGAGCTACCCCAGAGGAGGTGAGCCGGCCGTCGAAAAAAGTTAGCCACGAGAAGGCGCCAGGGTCACGGCCACGCCGCGAAACGACAACGCCCCGACCGCATCTCTACGAATCAGGGCCTTGTTCACACTGTCGGGGTGGCGGGATTCGAACCCACGACCTCTTCGTCCCGAACGAAGCGCGCTACCAAGCTGCGCCACACCCCGCGTGAAGCCACGACAGCGTATCGCACCCGCCCCGCGGGAAGCCAAACGGCTTGTCAGGCGCCCGACACAACTGATCAGCCGATGCGGGAAGCATCTGGCTTGTCGGTGGTGTTGAGCACACTAACGGCGTAACGACAACGCCGGCAGGCGAAAGGTGGGGCGGATGATGACCGCTTTGGGGGCCGTGGTGTACGGGGGATTCTTTCTGCTTGCCGCGCTGTGGCTGGTGGTGACCGGCGACTACGACGAGGTTGACGACACCGCTGGTGACCAGCCGCAGGAGCGTTCGAACTCGGCCAACGGGCCGGTCTGCTCGCTCGGATCCATGTTGTGAGCGGCTAGCCACTGCGCGTTGTAATACGTATCGGCATACCGGTCGCCGCTGTCGGCGATCAGCGTGACCACCGATCCGCTGGCACCCCTGGCGACCATCTCGCTCAGCAGGCTGAACGCGCCCCACACGTTCGTGCCCGTCGACGGTCCCACCCGGCGGCCGAGCACCTTCGAGACATGATGTGCCGCCGCGATGGAGGCCACGTCCGGGATCTGCTCCATGCGGTCGACGACATCAGGCAAGAACGACGGCTCCACCCGCGGCCTGCCGATGCCCTCGATCCGTGAGGACGCCTCGATGACCACGTCCCGTCGCCCCCGGACATAGGAGGGGAAGAACGCCGAGTTCTCCGGGTCGACGACACACAGTCGCGTGCTGCAGCGCCGATACCGGATGTAGCGCCCGATCGTGGCACTGGTGCCGCCGGTGCCCGCGCCGACCACGATCCACGACGGGATCGGGTGCGGCTCCTCGATCATCTGCTCGAAGATCGACTCGGCGATGTTGTTGTTGCCACGCCAGTCGGTGGCCCGCTCGGCGTTGGTGAATTGGTCCAGATAGTGCCCGCCCGTCTCATGGGCGATGCGTGCAGCCTCGGCATACACCTCGCCGGGATGATCAACGAAATGGCAACGGCCACCTTGTGATTCGATGAGCGCGGTCTTGGACGGACTCGTCGAGGCAGGCATCACCGCAACGAACGGCAGACCGAGCAGCGCAGCGAAATAGGCTTCCGACACCGCGGTGGATCCCGAGGAGGCCTCCACCACCGTGGTGTGTTCGCCGATCCAGCCGTTGCAGAGGCTGTACAGAAACAGGGAACGAGCCAGCCGGTGCTTGAGGCTGCCGGTGATATGCGTCGACTCGTCTTTGAGATAAAGCTGCACGTCGACTCGATCGCACCACGACGACGGCAACGGATAGCGCAGCAGATGCGTGTCGGCACTACGACGCGCGTCGGCCTCGATCAACCGGATCGCATCGTTGACCCAGTTTCGGGACCTGCTGTGGACGGCGACGCTACTCATCGCCGGTGAGCTTTCAGCGGACGGAGGCGGTCGGGCTGGAGCGCACCACGTTGCGTGTCTGGTCATGCCCACCGGTCGGTGCGGCCACCAGCGTCAGCAGCGTGGCCTCGGGCCGGCAGCAGAACCGGAACGGCGCGTACGGCGAGGTGCCGATGCCGGCCGACACGTGCAGGGCGGTGTCGACACCCCAGCGCGACGCGCCCTTGGCCCTCTTCCGGTCGATATCGCAGTTGGTGGCCAGCGCGCCGTAGAACGGCAGGCACAGCTGACCGCCGTGAGTGTGCCCGGCCATGATCAGCTGATAGCCGTCGGCGGCGAATCGGTCCAGCACGCGAGTGTAGGGGGCGTGCGTCACGCCCAGGCTCAGATTGGCGATCGGGTTGGGTGCACCGGCCACGGTGTCGTAGCGGTCGCGCTCGAGATGGGCGTCGTCGACTCCGGCCGCGGCGATCGTCAGGCCCGCCACCTCGAACTCGCGGCGGTTGTGGGTCAGGTCGAGCCAGCCCCGCTCGGTGAACGCCGCCCGCAGATCCTGCCAGGGCAGCGGCTTTCCCAGCACGCGATGGTCGGGATCGGTGAGGTACTTGGCCGGGTTCTTCAGCCGCGGTGCGAAATAGTCGTTGCTGCCGAAGACGAACACACCGGGGAACGACAACAGATCACCGATCGACTGCACCACCGCGGGGACGGCCTTGGGGTGCGACAGGTTGTCGCCGGTGTTGACGACCAGATCGGGTTCCCAGCGGGCCAGTTCGCGCAGCCAGGCCTGCTTGTGACGCTGGCTGGGACGCATGTGGATATCGCTGAGGTGCAGCACCCGCAGCGGCGTGGAGCCGGGTGTCAGCACCGGCATGGTCACCTCGCGCACGACGAACGCATTGCGCTCGATCACCGTGGCGTAGCCGACCGCGAGCGCGGCCGATCCTGCGGCTACAAGCGCGGAGGATTTCACCGCTGAAGGCACAGCCATAGGTGCCAGCGTACTGCCAACAGGCAATGGTCAGCGGGTCGAGGCCGCTGTGAACATCCCTACGTCAGACAGACGTCACGGTGGTGGGGGCGGTGCCAGCAGCGGGATCGTGATCGGCGGCAGGCCCGGAATCTCCACCACTGTGACCGCCGGCGGCGGCAGCCCGTCGACACCCGGCGGTGCACCCGGCGGGGGTGGCGGGGGAGCCGGCGGGATGCCGTTGCTGGTCTGGATCGTCACAATCGAGCCGGGTACCGTCTGCCCGCCCGGCGACGTGCCCACCACGCTGCCTGCCGGTGCCGCACTGTTGACCGGCGTGGCCTGGTCGGCCACCTGGAAACCGGCGTCCTTGAGCCGTTGCCGGGCACTGTCCACGGTCAGACCGGCCACACTGGGCACCTTGGACCCCGGAGCGCCGTCGACGTAGCGCGGATCCGTCGGCGGCATCGTGACGTCGCCGAAGCTTTGCGCGATCGGCATCATCGCGGTGAACCACGTCTTGGCGGGCTCGTTGCCGCCGTAGAGGTTGCCGTCGCCGCACTGCCGCAGCGGCCACGAGCACAGATCCGACGGGTTAGGGGAGTCGTCGTAGATGTAGTTGGCCGCCGCGTAGCGGTTGGTGTAGCCCAGAAAACCGGAGGACCGGTGCGCCTCGGTGGTGCCGGTCTTGCCCGACATCGGCAGGTTCCAGCCGACCGAACCGGCCGAGTTGGCCGCCGTGCCGCTGACGTCGTCCTTGCTCAGGGCGTTCGACAAGGTGTTGGCCAACCCCTCGGGCACCACCTGGTCGCACGTCTCGGTGGTGACGGCGACCTCGTTGCCGTGCCGGTCGTAGAGCTTGTCGATCG encodes:
- a CDS encoding PLP-dependent cysteine synthase family protein, with translation MSSVAVHSRSRNWVNDAIRLIEADARRSADTHLLRYPLPSSWCDRVDVQLYLKDESTHITGSLKHRLARSLFLYSLCNGWIGEHTTVVEASSGSTAVSEAYFAALLGLPFVAVMPASTSPSKTALIESQGGRCHFVDHPGEVYAEAARIAHETGGHYLDQFTNAERATDWRGNNNIAESIFEQMIEEPHPIPSWIVVGAGTGGTSATIGRYIRYRRCSTRLCVVDPENSAFFPSYVRGRRDVVIEASSRIEGIGRPRVEPSFLPDVVDRMEQIPDVASIAAAHHVSKVLGRRVGPSTGTNVWGAFSLLSEMVARGASGSVVTLIADSGDRYADTYYNAQWLAAHNMDPSEQTGPLAEFERSCGWSPAVSSTSS
- a CDS encoding metallophosphoesterase; the protein is MAVPSAVKSSALVAAGSAALAVGYATVIERNAFVVREVTMPVLTPGSTPLRVLHLSDIHMRPSQRHKQAWLRELARWEPDLVVNTGDNLSHPKAVPAVVQSIGDLLSFPGVFVFGSNDYFAPRLKNPAKYLTDPDHRVLGKPLPWQDLRAAFTERGWLDLTHNRREFEVAGLTIAAAGVDDAHLERDRYDTVAGAPNPIANLSLGVTHAPYTRVLDRFAADGYQLIMAGHTHGGQLCLPFYGALATNCDIDRKRAKGASRWGVDTALHVSAGIGTSPYAPFRFCCRPEATLLTLVAAPTGGHDQTRNVVRSSPTASVR